AGTTCCCTAAACATTCTTCGTTTTCCTGACCCATGGTAAATTTCTCAAGTTGAAACTCTTCCAAACATTTAACTCCAATTTTGTCTTTATTATGTAggtatatatactaataatatgCTTGTTTGGTTAAAATTCAATTCTGAGATGAAGCTAGAAATAATTGATGTAACGAGTCTAGTTACAGTGTGACAGATTTATTCTGTGGTTAAGgtttgaaaatagaaaaggaaaaaggaatgaAGCATCAATTTCAATGTTTAGAAACCGGGATGAACTGCTTAGTGAAACTAGACATTTTCACTTTGACTTCTTACTTCTCCTGCGTCTTCTCTGCTTTCCAGGGTCGTCAGAGCCCAACCTGTTTGTCAATTCTCAAATCTGCGTCCTGGCACCTGTGGCAATTTGACTCCAACAGAAGAAGTTGGTAGCATCTATACCAAGAAAGATAAATCAGACAGGGtggttttctaagaaatttaTGCAATTGGGTTTTGAATTTCTTTGCTAGAGACAGGGAGAGAAACTATGCTTAAGAGACCAAACGTTTTTAGGGCTTGATGTTCTCATCTGTTCTGTTTGGATCTAAGGATCAAGCATGATAGTTGTTCgcgaatataattttttatgaatatcaTCTACGCTGTTGGAGTAAGAGTActattgttcatttgttttgcaATTGTTTTGTTAAGAGCGTGAATCtagtttgattatgatttagACCTACGCCTATAATAAGGATCTATAATATGAACATGGAAACTAGTTTATTTCGGCTTTGGGTACAAAGTGAGATATATTAGCAAAAACTTCAGCTTGCTCAATTAAGTCGGAAGAACTCAAATCATTGTATTAAATTGATTGAATTGTGCAATTTTATTGAGTTTTGAACTGTGTTGGATCATGTTTAATCTACAAGCTTACAGTTCCTTGAATCCATCAGttggaaattttaattttgattgtgTGTTTATGGAGTTCACTAATTAGCTTGTCTATTCCAAATTTTGGGTCAAAAAACAGGCATATTCAAGTACATCCGCGCCTACTATGTGCTGCTGCAGTGATTCTGTTTGTTGCACTTTATTATATGTAGACATGGCATTATATTCGTTATGCATTTATCcatttaagtaaatatatatccataatttcattaaatttttgcaGAGATCCTGTTctatttgttatgttttcttatgtgtgtgtgtgtgtgtgtgtgtaatgcCTGATGAGTTTGCTGCGATATGCTTATGGAATGCTAGTTTGCTACCATTGTGGGTTCAGTAATATCAACTCTTTTCGAAGGGAAACTTGAGACATCCGTATGTCCGTATGTCCAGCTTTATCCTTGCTAGTATTTGATAAACAAAGCTGCCAAAACGAAAGTAGAACTCGGGCTGCATATGAAGAGCTGTCCCGAGCGGCTCAAAGCTCAGCTTGATTTGAAATTGTTCAAGCTTTTCTATTTAGTCAAATAAACCAGCTTTGGTTTTTAAGCTTGATTCGTAACCGACCAAAGTTGAGATTGAGGGGGCTTGACTTATATGAATTCGTGAACGAACTTAATAAGTACCCAATTACAAGTTCATTCATGCACTGTTTGTGtctcatttcaaaataatgtTTGTTCGACCCAAACCTAAACCTGCAAAATTCTAAACAAGTTTTAGCCTTTCAGGGCTTGGCTCAGCTGCAGCCCCAAGTAGGATACAGCAACCACCCTCCTTACTGCAATCAGAAAGAACCTGAATTTGTCAAAAAAGAATATGAGAGGACATAAGGAGGATAGAAAACCTTTCAGAGATTTGATTCATCAAGGATCACTCTTCAAAATGTTTAATCATGCACCTTATCAAATAGAAAACTCCACTACAGAATACCAATTCCAGGAACCACATCATTTTAAATCAGATCAAATCAGTTCTGTTATGCACAAAAAGTAAGCAGAATGTCATCTAACATCTACAGCATTTCCAGTAACTTGTGCAGGTCACTAAAATGTGAAATCAGCTTTCAGAATTCATCTTTGGAATTTGCAGGTCCAGCAACAACGGTCATCTCTACATTTCCCCACATTCAGCAATAACACATGCCAATTTAGGCCGCTGGTTTGGTCCCGTAGCCACATTTTCAATCTTCCTGACAACTAAAAGTCCATCCCCCAGTACTCTCTGCATTAAACATTGAGATccaaagattttatatatatatatattagatgcagcaaagttttttttttttttttccaagaaaGCAAAGCAGGCAAAAAGAATAAGCGAGTTGAAAATATTAGTTGCCTTGATCATGAAAATGATCAATAGTGACAAGGAACACCATTCCAACTCTGTTAGACTCAAAACAGACATTTAAGTAAAACAAACCCAACTGAAAatgggatatgcatatgttaTATAGATTTATTCATAagcaaataaattaatcaactGTATCATGTCAAAAGAATAACTGTCAGGATCCCGCTTAAAGCTTTTTGCGTTTATGGGCTTTGGTATGATAGTGCCTGATTATATTTTCCATGTAGGTGGAAGTCCAATGCCATGACCCAGTGTAAATTACTGGGTAATGCCAATGCAAATAGATTGCAACCGTCTATAGGGGTCATCAGCAAACATAATCCACAAAggcaaaaagaagaaacataCCCCGAAGACAACATGCTTATTGTCAAGCCAGTCACACTTCGCACAAGTGATGAAAAACTGCAAACAGGGAGGATCACTATCTCAGCATTCAACAAAATCTCATCAAGATATCTTAAAGAAATCACTTCGTCAAATGGTCAATCACCATGAAGTTAATGACAGTAGAAGAAATCactttgtaatttttataagtGGTTCAATTTTTCCCAAGGTAAACGAAAATTAGCTACGGCTTACTGTAATCAGAACTGCACAACCCTCCCCACTTGCCACCACccaaaaaggaaaaactaaGGGACAAGTGCCacacaatagaaaaaaaaaaaacaataatataattaaataagacTCCTCATATGAAAAAGGTTGTGACACTCCATCAAAACAACATGAGTCAAGGAATTGGTGATTTCCACGAGGGGAGGGGTGGAATTCAttgtattcataaaaaattaaaattaaaaatgcagaCTTCTTAAATTGAAGATCGCCATAGGTTCTTTTACCTGGCATCCATTAGTATTTGGTCCACTATTTGCCTGGCAAAATAAGACAGATTATTAGACAGTAGAACTAAAAGTAGGACCTCAATATCTTAACAATTAACACAAGGTTGGGCATTAATTCAAACAAGAGAGACATTATTTGGTTCTCCAAAAATTGTTGCCAAGTGTCTAATTGGTGTTGTTGAATTGTTGACAAAGTGTTTGATTAATTCAAACAAGAGAGACATTATTTGGTTCTCCAAAAATTGTTGCCAAGTGTCTGATTAGTGTTGTTGAATTGTTGACGAAGTGTTTGATTAATTCAAACAAAAGAGACATTATTTGTTGAATTGctaagcttttagatgagatagCAGTTAAAAATTCACGAGCAAGCAAATTCCTGAGTTCAAACCTcaaatataatctaatattcaAATTGTTGCATGTGTTTAGACCAATTGCACAATGAAGTTTGGCCACACGCGAGAGGgcatgttgagagtaaaaataataatataaaagataaaattaactctttatttaataacttgaaCTTTTAAATGAGATGGTGTTAACAGTTTAACAACCACAAACacgtataaaaaaaaaaacagctagcaaaaataaaaagtagAAATGCACGAGACAACAttccatttccatttttctttggtTGGAGGATCAACATGGTTGAACAATGTAGTTGGTGAAAAGGTTACTTGAGTTTACAGCATTCTGCTATTCAAGCAGCATAATTATCAACCTCATAAGAATGGACTAGGTGGGGGAAAAGTTTACAGCATAATTATCCACGTCATAAGACATGATTGATCACTGTAGTTGGGGGAAAGGTTACTTGAGTTTACAACATTCTGCTATTCAAGCAGCACAATTATCCACCACCAAATTCTAAATTCATCGAAGATGTCTGCCGCGTTACCACTTCTCCTAAAAGCTTAATTTTtaacccccccaaaaaaaagaggTAATAACAAATTTTCTAACACACTCCCTCACATGCAAAACCTGGGATTGCATGTGTACAAACAAACCCTCAGGTTCAGAAACACAGAAAAAGAGCATGCACGACAGACATGAATGGTGTGGAACAAATGCATGAATTCAGGACCTCTGAGAATCAAAGTTATGATACCATGTTACCTACCACTTGTCCTAAAAGcctaaaattgttaaaaaatagtACCAACAATGGATGTCGAGCTTTTCTAAAAATATACTCAAAGCAAACAAAAAGCAACCAAACCTAAACATATTGACAGGAATTTCATGAAGATAAAAAAGTTTACCATGGACAATAAACCAGGACCAGTGTGCTTGGCAATAAAATTTTCGTCCTCAAGCTTACTTCCATATATAGATACACACCCACTGCCATCACCCTACAAAACAACAAGATAAACTGTCAATTGAAATGAGGGCCATTCAGTAACAGAAAAGGCAGGTGGGAGTCTACACTCAGATTAAAATAACTCAGGAATGAGATGAAAGTTTAAGATGAAACCATCAAATTGTAGTGTCATTAGGTAACAAAAAAACTCAGACTAACTACATTGCAGCTCCCTTGGGCCAAGGATAATTTCGAGACATTGGTGATTGTAGATGGGGAATGGATGGTTAGTGTCAACTTAGCCGTGGCCAAGAGACTTTACCTACATTGGACTTAACCAGTTTCTAGCAGAGGACTAAATGTTAGGAAGTTGGGACTTTTTAATGAGGCCCTTCTAGACAAGTGGAGGTGGCAATTTGCTTCCAAGAGGCTAGGTACATGGCCAAGGTATGGTGTAAGTGTTCACATGGTTGGGGAGGTTATACCATGGGTAGAGCTCCCTATGCTGTTAGTTTATGGAAGACCAACATGCGAGGGTGGGATGTTTTCCACAATCTGGCTCATACCAATCTAAGTATCAATCTAAGGGTGAAATTCTAGCTTTGGTAGTCTATATGCCATAGGATGTCACTCCATGGGTATTTGGGTTGTCGGCTAGAGATAAGGATGTTGTGCGGGGGTGAGTTTCCCCTTCCTTAGCAAACATTGTCTGCTCATAATTTAAATAGAATCTCTTGAGCAGGAATTGGTTCCTTGACAACATTGTATGGCATGCAGCATGCATCATGACCACCAAACAACTAAAAGAGAAAGTAAACCAAAGCTCCTTATACGGTGCTCTTTGTCATTAGAGAAGTTTCACCTTCCCTTCAAAATTTATGTGGAGATACAGTGCTCCTCAAGGTTGGTGTTCCGTGTTTTGACAGCTTTAACAGTTTCTGCTCTAACATCTGAAAACCTAAGAAGGCAGAGGCAAGCTGGGTTGGTTGTATACAATAAGAGCAGAGATATTATTGGCCATCTACTCTACCTAGTGGCTCAGGAGGTGCAACACCTTACTTGTCTAACCTTTGGTGTGCAGCAGCATACTAGTCTAATGTTAGATTCTTGTACTCCCAGATGGATGTCATGTTCCGAGGGTTTAGCCAAGGGTTAGGATTGGAGATCGGAAGAATCCGAGGGGGTTTAGGATCAAGAACAGAATGATTGGAAGGGAAATTGGACAGAATTGGGGGGAAGATAATggatagaaatgagggagagttgcagatctgaaaagagaaagggagagattagagagagtAGAGGGAAACGGgaaggagattgagagagaattccagagagagaaatcagagcattcatttatcaattcaaacataatcCTTCCCATCCTcagctgtggcttatatatagcctaacagcctcccacatgcacccatgtgcagtacaCTAGAAGCATAACTGCCTATAGATAAGGACAAAGCCCTATaaccaaaaaaggaaaagagaattacaattattgtgCAATGCAAGTAGGCTAACTACTACTATATTTACTAATTTATCCTTGGAATCCTTGGGATCATGACAATGGATTGCACAATATATGCTCAAAATGAGCTTGGGTAGacatttctttttatatgaTATGGATCATATGGAATGAAGAAATATATAAACTTTACACAGAAATTTTGACTAATTGCTTAAAAAGTACCATTATTGTCTATTAGgatttttttcctcttcttgtGTGCAGTTTTGGGtggtcttctttttcttttcactcTAGATACTTAAGCTACATATatccatcttcttctcttcataCAAGGTCAATGTCCTTTAAGGAAGTcttcttttaatgttattttcaCATAGAACAAATTGATTCATATAACACTCCTTCCTGCTTTTTCCCAAAATAATATTAGGTTTTACAAAGTCATATGAAAGAAGTCCAGCTCAGAATTGCACACAAGAGAGGATAAATGGTCTACTGTTGTTAACAACTCCACCAACAATGCATCTTAAACGAGtgaagttttctattttgagaagaAAGAGAACAACCTTCACAAAATCACCAGCTTGAATCATGAAATCCTTGATGACCCTATGGAACTGGCATCCCTTGTAACCAACAGGTAATCCTGCCTTTCTGCCAATGTCAATCCAGTACATGATTCATGAGCAATGAAAAATTCTTggagaaaataaattcaagattATATTAAAATGTGGCACTAGCCAGTAGTTCTTATACAAAATCATAAACATGAAGCTTAAGACACCTTCATTATTGGTACAACAAAGTTAAACTACATGACCACTTCAATACATGAATGGAAGAGAAGAAACACTTGAAAAAGGTATAGACCCTACTGAGGTAACAGACACTATTCAACAGATTCTCCTTAGTAGACCACCATGATGAGAAGCATAATGTTTGATGCCAAGCATAGGAGTCAGGGTGATCTACAAATTAAGCAGAGACCTTCATGAAACCATATAGCGTTAAGGTTCTATAAGACTGTCCAGAGTTCAAGGAAATGTGGAATGAAGTGGCCAACTATcccatttatatttattaactCCTGCCAAACTTGGTAGAAAATTCTTTAAGGTTTCTGAAATTTTCAAAGATTTACTTTTAATCCCCTGTAAgtgtccaaatatattttatcaacttttttttacatatttttataattctaaTCAATTCCCCTTACTTCAacttttttttacttattcatTGAAACCTGAAACTGCAAACCAGTTCACCTTACCATACT
This window of the Diospyros lotus cultivar Yz01 chromosome 5, ASM1463336v1, whole genome shotgun sequence genome carries:
- the LOC127801977 gene encoding peptidyl-prolyl cis-trans isomerase CYP22, which produces MASEGVEWHQRPANPKNPVVFFDITIGTIPAGRIKMELFADIAPQTAENFRQFCTGEYRKAGLPVGYKGCQFHRVIKDFMIQAGDFVKGDGSGCVSIYGSKLEDENFIAKHTGPGLLSMANSGPNTNGCQFFITCAKCDWLDNKHVVFGRVLGDGLLVVRKIENVATGPNQRPKLACVIAECGEM